The Poecilia reticulata strain Guanapo linkage group LG4, Guppy_female_1.0+MT, whole genome shotgun sequence genomic interval AGTTGAGGTTAACATGTTCCTGTAGAAGCTTAAATGTATAGTCAGCATTTAGAAGTTTGATACTTTTAGAGGTTCATCATTCACTCTGATGGATGGATTTCTCTGGTGTGTGACAGGTGGACGATATGCTGAGGTTGGAGATGACCAATGTACACACATGGTGGTGGAGGATAACTCTGTGAAGGATCTGCTAGTGTCTCCCTCCCAGAAACTCTTTGTGGTCAAACAGGAGGTGAGCTCTTGATGTTTCTGTGTATTCATTCAATGGaaattttactttagtaaaaaatTACTACTCAGTCTACTGCAGAGAATCTACAGTAATCAACGAATTGCGTAGTTAATTTGACTTTGAAACTCACTGCATTACAACATTTGCTGAaatcatccatctatccattacAGGGTTtaccccagaaaacttgctaagcccggtgatCGGGGCTTCGAGGcggtccaccatgtttttgtattaaaagatgttaagtagacaggaaatgtaattatatgttacgggCAAACATCGCCAGTGAAATGCTTCTCAAACCCACaaatagtcttaaaaacaacaaaccgaaaaatacaattaaaatttatataaattattttcacttctgtttaatccaaattaagtcagcggctccataaGGAGCATTTGGACGTAAGATTtaaaggagctggcaagtttactttgtaaaacttcaaagaacagcATTCAtagttttgttaccatagcaacaatctgatgctgtgagtttaatctttgagtttaatctttttttgttcacaaatacaaatgagtAAACTGCATTTTAAACGTATTGCTGTTTAGGTTGGCCAGTTAAAGTACTCCCCCTCTCCCAGATTAAATCTAatacagaagctgttagaggtgctgatgtttttagaaacaagAGGCCCCCaagtcaaattctgctccaggcctcatacagtcttggaccggccctgcttGATGAGTTAAATCCGCTGCACTACGCAGAGACGCgcaacaaacaggagatttaattcaatgctgctaatgtggctttagtagctctttcatttcgtgtcttgagttttttttataaggGTCACAGAAACTGTTCTGGTTGCTGGAGTAAATGGGACGAGATTTTCAGGTCTCCATGCTGCCACGCGCATTAACTGGCTGACTACGTAGACgacgcatttgatatggtttgatgcattgtgtaaccggaaaaataataaaataatattaaatttcTGTGGTTCACAAAGAGCTGCGCAACTAGAGCTAAAGCGGCggggtttaaactcttaccttaagTTCTCCAAAGAATCATCATTTCTCAGagtaagttgatgtaaatatccatacaggtcagcctgtgtccagtttgagtgaaaagaGGCGCGCGCGATCCCGCTGAGGCAAAGCGCAGAGACGTCAGCTATGTTATTGGTCCGCGTGCTGCAGGTGTTCTGACTATTATaacctatcctttaggaataaaactgctttgctagtgaaatgctcagagcaacagagacgcttgcaattcagttttaaaaaaaataaataagcgatttgttttttttggggttctttttctttcattttcctaaaaataattaagatcCACCCACCCCCTCTTAGCTGGCAGGGGGGCTATCCCTACCAAGCTGGCGGGCCGCCAgtcttataatacactggggtaAACCCTGCATTATCTTGCATACTTATCCTGTGGGGGCAAGAGgagtgctggtgcctatcttccGCGGTTAGtggacgagaggcggggtcaccttgGACGGGTCGCCAGTCTATTTAGCTcctgaaaacaattttatatttatacatgagatttgatcatttttgacttttcatctCCACAATTATTAACGAAAATACATAAAGGGCAAAACCGACTGAGGGAGATGATACAAAACCAGGTTCTTTGTAGGGATTCACCAGTTCACTGTTTTCACTTCagatacagatatctgaggtttagtattgGCCGATGTACTCTCATTCAGAAAACTAGAGCTGaattggctttattttttttaaacccaaacaTAATTgcactgaattacaaatttatttgataacgcTGCACCAGTATAGTACgcttaaatacaccaacagattcacaagcttggtcaaacatgtaaaaatacgactttaatttgtttagtaAAGGCAATTAGGAGTATAAACAGTCAATGTCAAATACAGAAACTGAAACTAGGCTGGCTACCTCGGTCAAacgtgtaaaaataaactgcaacaaacctttcaacTGGTTCTTGAAGTGgtattaggaattctaaatataatgggtaggctgcacagtggcgcagttggtagagctgttgccttgcagcaagaaggttctgggttcgttTCCCTTGTCTTtcagcatggagtttgcatgttctccctgtgcatggtgggttttctccgggtactccggtttcctcccgcAGTCTAAAAAcctgactgtcaggttaattggcctctccaaattgcccctaggtgtgagtgtgtgtgtgcatggttgtgtgtcctgtgtatctctgtgttgccctgcgacagactggcgacctgtccagggtaaccccgcctctcgcccggtacgctagctggagataggcaccagcaaccctcccgaccccactgagggacaagggtgtaagaaaatggatggatggatgaataaatatAATGGTAACTACATAAGCATGATGTTGtacagagcacaaagcatagatttagactgaatagatctgcccctATGGATTGGGCACATTGTCCCCAATACccattataaacatttttcagtaaCAGGACAGAGTCCAGATCTGTTCATGTCTAGTCCTCTGCCAAGTCCCTTAAGATTCTatcatatgtttaaaaaaagctttattaaCTTCTTTTCTTCACTAAAACCTCACCAGGATCCTGTTGTTAAACCACATTAGTGCAAACTGTTCATCCTTCCTGTTTGTAATCAGCTGAGGATTGTGGTCTGGTTGTTCATGTCTACATTGTTAATGGCCATTTCTGTGCTGAAGTGGTTCTGGGGAAGCATTCAGATGGACGCTCGAGCTGGAGAGTCCATGTACCTGTATGAAAAGGTGAGTATGTTGAACCTCTCACACACAGTAGAAAAGAACTTGTAGCCACAATATAAGTGCATGGCCAGATGTAGACCGACCAGTTGCTGATCTGTACTGCTATGCTGCAGAACGACAGTCCCACCATGAAGAAAGCCGTGTCCCTGCTATCCCTCACCACCCCCACTTCCAACCGCAAGCGCCGGCGTCTCAGGGACACCCTTGCTCAGCTCACCAAGGAAACGGAGCTCTCCCCCTTTCCACCACCACGTAAAAGGCCGTCAGCAGAGCACTCCCTGTCTATTGGCTCTCTGCTGGACATCTCCAACACCCCTGAAACTTGCAAGGCATTAGGAGGTGAGAACCACACCAATCTGCTCCTTTTCCTCACCCAGAGGAGAACATGAAATAACTCAGACAGCTCTACACATTTTTTCAGTCATAAGACAATCATACCCAACTGTCTTTATTCCAGAAGACAGATTAGAGGACAGTACTGTGACCAGGGCTAGGATAAGAAGAAGGAAAACCAGAGAAAGGAGGTCTAGGTCAGGCAgggaaaggaggagaaaaaggtCCCACCGAAGTGCTGGtcaacaaacctctgaagatCAGCAGCAAGGAACGTGTGCAGGTTAGCTTCTGTTTTCAGGTTCAGTCTGTGATGAGCCAACAGCCATGTGTCACAGTACGTTTAGAGATCACTATCCAGAAAACAAATGGAGTTTGTAGCAACAGTGCTACCACTGTACAGCCCCATTAAATTTCCAATTTCCACAAAGTTTTTGACTGaacctgtgtttttattaagttcGGTTTATTTTTATCGCAATTGGCATCAAATATTGTCATCAAACACTTTACAAAAAGTCATGTAAGTTCAACCACACATTCATATCAATTAATCCTGGTTATTAATCAGTATAACGAGCATGTGGCAACAGCAGATAATCACTGTTGCTGTacaacagtggtccccaaactacggcccgccgccacatttggtccggccccctgaacaataccagtaTAACGGCCAACTGtaggtttgagaagacagagcagaaaaacaaaaagaaacagatgagcTAATGTAGGATTACTTTGTATGTTAACAATGAGTAAAAAGTTAAAGCAGGAGAGGAAGTACCGTGATTGATGCAACATCTCAGCCGATGTCCTTCTCCAGGAAGGAGTCACACCCAAACGGAATGCCAGACCAGATGTACCTtcatggagagaaaaataaatgagggAAAACATAAAGTTAACATTTGAAGTaacagcaaataatgcaaactggagagtagaagaagaagaagaagaaaggtgcCTGAGCCTGTAGCAGCATAATTACAAAGATGATTCAGGATAACCTCTGCCCTTAGAATGAAGCAGGTATCATTGGGTCACCTCCTCAGTGACATTcagtttaaatcagttttagaaaataaaaaaactgataaatgaaaactgaactTACAATACTCACTGATATAACTATATTATTTAATAGCAATATCTTTTATATGTTCTCAGTGGAGAAATTAGGAGTTATTGGTGGCAAAGTGACAAACACATGAAAGCATGCAGATTCATACAAAGTATGAAATGAGACAAATTAGGAATAAAAGGGGCAAATTAACAAGTTAAGGCAGGTTATCTTGTTGATCAGTATCAAATATATCATGATTTTACTGAGTATTCTGTTAGAAGCTGAATGAGTCCTTCTGAAACACCAAAGTGATTCTCCTGCATCTCGCTGGCTATATGAATACTCCATCATTCTTTTCATATTACAAGGTTTAAAGTGAAACCTGTAAGTTATGTTAATTAAAAAGGGTTTACAAGACATCTGGAAGTCTGTAGTGTTAAAAAACTATTCTGTCTTCCTCCAGAGAGTTCAAAACCTTCCAAAAGTTCAACTCTGGTGGTTTCCAAGCAGTCAGCCAGGTGGCAGGTCTCCAAGGAGCTCTATCAGACCGAAAGCAACTATGTAGACATCTTAAACACTGTCCTGCAGGTGGGTGTTCTCTGTTAGCAGCTCCAACTCTTCTTCACACACTGGCTACCACCTGGAGGGTGGGGGGATGGTACTCGTCAGACAACTCAGTGAAGAAGAGCACAACTCTGATCCTTTCTTCTCTGAATCTAGCAGATAAGtagttaaatattaataacagATTAACCAGAGGACAGTACTCTACTGGAGATTCCATGTTGGaaggttgcaggttcgattccagcttccagGAAGCTAGCACTTAATTCCAGGTTGCCTACCAGGAATGTTCGGTTTATTTATCATAATGAACTCCAACATCAGTAAAACTGAAAGATGTCAAAACAACCTCGTGTTTCaattagagatgtgctgatcagatcaatgagggccgatcaccgatactgatcacataattatttttttaatcataagcactaccggttacattatgtggaaaaaggaaccatatatttaccttaatttagacaaaaacttgtttataataactttttccaagaaaaaaaaacaggcattgtgcaaattgtactgctatcagtaatactatctgtaacagactgaaaacatatgaaggctctgaagaggctaaataatgcagagtcaaaataaaacctctcaacattgccaaaaaagttcaagtataaaacgtaacattcaaaggcaaatacaggttccattacaataaacaaWccagagttactgaatgaaaccttcctgataacatggcggctagctgattactgctagttctgagtggctgtttctgactgagcggagtaattatgcagaacagggaggaggcagaggaggttgattattttttcagagattatctgtctcacattaggacagcgaaagttttaacaCGTATGtaatagaggtgtgccgatcaatcggtcaccgatcataatcgggccgattttcgtgaaaaagtacATGATtagtgatcggcgatcattggctcttgatGCCGacaccgatcacctgcatctcatttctcagcctgcctgtgcagctggtctcctcttttcttcacactgcacaaacgcgcagcaacaaatcctaagcgatgaggaactataacgcactgagtgaatggggaagtttgcgtgttgcagcggaaaattgaagcaggtcaaaatgcatcaacacaacgaagctaatatgacataaaaacaatgccatacttgacggagtttggctacattgagtctcactgcagtaaaaaagatatatggaggatcagatagcaggtaaagcagcgcacagctacaaacactcacccggattagcatgacggtcagaaagctaaacaaataacccgcaaaattatttaagtcttcgagctgcgatgtaagaYGCTGSTTCTGMtctcgctgttgaaccgctgctacgcgctacaggtagtaatattttaCAGACGGAgtgccgcttctgctccacctggtagtgactctcacaccgaacctctgcttaaagctgcagcatctaacctaaaaaaatagattttacatacgtattaaaactttcgctgtcttaacatgagacagataatctctaaaaaaaaaaaatcgatctaatccgggtgagtgtttgtagctgtgcgctgctttacctgctatctgatcctccatatgtcttttttactgcagtgagcctcgaagTAGCCAGACTCCATGAAgcatggcattgtttttatgccatattagattcgtcttgttgatgcattttgacttgCTTTCACCCCatatgcttcaattttccgccgcaacataCATACTTCCCCATTCGCTCAGTGTGTTATAGTTCctcatcgcttaggatttgttgctgcgcgtttgcgcagtgtgaaggaaagaggagaccagctgcacaggcaggctgcgaaatgagatgcagatGATCGGtgtcggcaacaagagccaatgatcgccgatcaccaatcatgtactttttcacggaaatcgtccgattatgatcggtggccgattgatcggcacacctctcTACTTTCAATCCATTAGCCTGAAAAGGCTTAACAAAGCTCAGAGCTCTGCTTTactaaagtacattttttatgtactatttataataaatgtattattttaacaaggggtgatttgtgtttatgaaaaaaTGCACCATTGAATGAACATTTCACCTCTAATCTTTAAGTCAAGTGCAGACAAAATCCCATAatagaagttttgtttttcactctgtGTGATTCTCCTGGCTGTTCACCAATCTTTTAACTCTCATTTATTTGTCTGAAAGGTCGCTAAATATAGTGAAAATGTTGCTATTTTGTCAACAGTGGGGTGAACATTATAATATACATGCAGATGTGAGCTGGTGGGCAGATCTGTCAGTGAGTTTCTCCAGGTTGccttaaatgttaaaattagtaGAATGATGTGAAACAGAAGAAGGGGAGTGGGAGCTTTCTCCCAGCTGTAAACAGGCTCTTCTCTCTGAtgatctctgcagcttttcaAGCATCCATTAGAAAAAGAGGGCCAGGTCGGTGGGCCCATCTTGGCCCAGGAGGAAATTAAGACCATCTTTGGCAGCATCCCAGAAATCTATGAGGTTCACACCAGAATAAAGGTAGTTTTTGATTGTCAAGCAGATTTTCTGCTTGCATAGTTGTTTCCTGAGTGATTGTGGAATTTCTGAATGTTTGATATTTGCTCTCCAGAATGACCTTGAGGAGCTCCTCACAGACTGGTCAGAAAGCAGAAGTGTTGGAGACATCATTCTCAAATACGTGAGTTTAGATTTTTTACAGTAAGATTATGTTTTTACccaaatattgaaatatttctagTGGTATTTGATTGTTTATGACACAATGAATCTGTTCTCTGAGGTTTTTTAATGTATACTTGTtgatgatttttctttgttcagtCTAAAGAGTTGGTGAAGGCCTATCCCCCATTTGTAAACTTCTTTGAGATGAGCAAAGAGACCATTGTTCGATGTGAAAAACAGAAGGCCCGTTTCCATGCTTTCCTCAAGGTGAGTCTGTTCACTTGGTTTAGTCCTGTTGTGTTCAGGTCCActaaatgagaaatgtttgttgctttaaggacgtttgtctttaaatgctgcGTGCTTCTGGAGATGAGGGAGCACGCCCTGCTTTCAGTCTTCATGTTCAGATCTGGGTTTCTTGGCTCTCTGCTGGTTTCCCTCTGTAATTAAAATGGTTCAGATAAAACAGGAGACTGACTGGCTGAATCACGCACAGAACACGGCAGAAGGCTGTTGCTGCACATCACagtgcatttattcatttaaagttttcaatttCTTCATGAAGGTAACTTACTCTTGTAACAGTTATCCAAGATAATGATACCATTTGTTATTGTCCTGAAAGTAACTTGATCCTGTGGTGGTTTGGTTGGATTAGGCATCAGGTTCAATCTTTTCTGGAAAAAGATGACTTGATTCCTCTGCTTTCCTATGTCTTCCTAATTGAAGGTTGATTTAAAAACTCTTGCTGAACCAACAGATCAACCAGGCCAAGCCAGAGTGCGGCAGGCAGACGCTTGCAGAGCTGCTCATCAGACCAGTTCAGAGACTGCCAAGTGTGGCCCTCCTCCTCAGTGgtaacaaacacacaaaaaatatttccctcTGACCTCCATGCTTATCGTTAATTTCTGGATTTGTTTCCTTCCACACCTGCCATCAGCCTGTTCTCTCTGCTGACTTTGTCTTTTCCTCTGAGCATGCTCTCTGTCGCTGTGATGTTCCGTCTCCTCCTGCACACCTCTTATCAAACTTTTCATCCTGATTGTAGACATAAAGAAACACACATCAGATGACAACCCAGACAAGATAACTCTGGAAAGAGCAATAGAATCCCTAAAGGAAGTGATGACGTGAGTTGAAACGACTGaccttttacttttttgtgtgctaaacgtttttcagctgtttttcagctgtttcatctatttttgaaataatttagacCAATAAGATTAGAAGTCATCTGGTGATGATTAACAGATTACTTCTTAAACTTTAAGGTAATAATATATATCTTCCAGGAGCCTAGGAGTTGTTTTCTAGTACAAATTTGATGTCTGTGAAGTTTTGGTCAAAttctatttaataaaacaaaaaaatgatctAATGAAAAGGATTAAATAAGACATTTGCCAATatctaagtttgtttttatcattctatctgtttctctgcagatcAATGATCCATGAGGTTGTGGTTATAAAACGCTGTAAAGAAGCATGATGTCATGACTGCAGGATGCAGTTGTAACGTCATGGTGttttctagatttattttaatttaatatttttattttcaactaaacaaaaattacttgttatatattttatagCTATTATCAACTTATATcaggttattttaattttggagAGAAAATGTATAATTCCTGGTACCAAAAGTGGTACAAAACGCGAAGAACATTTAGAAGACGAAGCTGAATTATTGAAAATCATGTTGGGATATTATACTCTGTAATTTCCAGAGGTGCAGAtatgaaaagtttcttttcttAGAGCTGCAGCTCAGTAATGTGTCTTCCTGACAGCCACATCCAATCTGTCCTGATTGGAATGTTAAACTGACCAATTAGCTGACATGAAGAAACATCTTATCATAATTTTTACTTGCAAGTTGAAACtcgcttagtttttttttttttttttgcttcatatcTGTAAGCAGACCTTAACCAAAAGTCTAATGTGTgtaattgttttacaaataaaaaccttttcctAAGCTTAAATTATCATGtagaaaattaaactgtcagtTCTTCTTCTGTTTAAAAAGGTGTCGCAATGTATCCACGACGACACATCCTGTTTACAGGAACCAAatgtactgtaaatgttttgcattttcagtAAACGTGCAGAAAGCAGAGTTCCCCTGCTTCTTTATTTCACATGGGTACATAACTGGATTCACACCTGCAGTCTGATTTCCAAGCAACAATGTGCATGAGTGGAAATTGTCCCACAAAGAGGGTTCAGAGTTAGACGTCTGGTTCCAGATGTTTTTACTGAATGGTGGCACCTTTGCAAAATGGGAGGATTTCCTATCCGTTgtcaagattttatttgtttttgatgatgacagatattaaattaatttaaagcaaatttctTTACGTTTAAAGGAAAAATTGGAATGCAAATCTGTTTAAAATAGaaagtgatttgttttatcTAGTTGATGACTTGTGTTCTCCTTTTTACCTCTCTGAACTGTGCAGACACATCAATGAGGACAAGAGGAAGACTGAAGGCCAGAAACAAATCTTTGATGTTGTCTATGAAGTTGATGGATGTCCTGTAAGTTTGCAGATTGCTGCTGTCTGCATGTTTTCTATCATACAGTAATTTAGCCGTCTACCTGTCtgttaaccctcctgttatgctcgtttctgaggtacagcaataatgttcctGGGTCAGTTTGACCCGTGGAGCCTTTAATCATGCAAcagtgtcagaaaccaaaaaaattctccaaaacatttttgcatctgattattaactccaatTATAACAATTTCAATCAGTATTTGTgcaatcatgtttttttatttctcacaaataaaggatCAATGACCATTTActcatttggaaataaaaaatgtattttacattttttttatgtccactgaaaaatcctacacacaaaaaacaattatccttgaaaatgatctttcattaaaaagaattatattacaattttaatcttttttcaagGGATGATCTTAATAATTTAACTTGAGACACATATACTGttctgggtcaaattgacctgctgattaaaatcaagacaaatgagtcatgcagagagtatttatgttttcccccACTTCTgctgagtgtccactcagtgtgggtggagtttgctcacaggaacagaaaaggttcccatcaaaagttgtatgaacacctgctttctcgcagtttCCTAGTGAAGCAAAGAGAATAGTGAGAAAGTGGGcttgtgtgtgcgcatgtgcatgtatgtgtgtggtgtgtgtatgtggtgAAATATGGTTCATAGTTGCAAGGAAACATATagaattagacattttttttaccttttttaaccTTCAACGTGACTTTCGGGTCAAATTCCAACAGGTTGCAAATGTCTAAAATGAACTATTTTCAATTTACATGTAGAGTgtacctattaagacaaatagaaaaagcttcatgtagaaaaaatacttccaactatttaaaaacaattgtaaacTATAAAACGGGTCGGTTTGACtcaacataacaggagggttaaagcATCTAGCAGTGGGCAGCAGTGAGCTGTATATCACAGCTCACATAACTTGTTCCTTTTGTTGCTGTTCTGTTCTCAGGCCAACCTGCTGTCGTCCCATCGCAGCCTGGTGCATCGAGTGGAAACCATCGCTCTGGGAGACGAGCCGTGTGACCGCGGCGAACACGTCACACTCTTTCTTTTTAACGACTGCCTGGAGGTGATGACGCATGAATCTGAACTTCATTATCATTATGTTGTCATATCTGACCAATGTTTTAGTCCTTCTCATCTGTCTGTAAAGGGTTTTGAAGGATTTTCCCAGCTGTTTCTTTCAACATGACACAAAATTAATGAGCGGAAACAAAAAATGACAGCTGAAACAttcaaatgaatgaaatgtttttatcattgCGAtgaacaagattttttttctcagtttgtttcaGTTGAATATATGCCAGGATGTTGCACTGCTGAGTTTTGTGGAAACATTAAAGAACCATGTGAATATTTACCAGCCAGTTAGCACCTGGCACCTCGTGATGCTAAAGTAGCCCggtccccctcccccccaaactAAACCCCAAATCAGCTTTTCTTGCATATAAGCTGAATAAATtcgttcctttttttttttttttttacatacttatTAAactgctgctcaatgtgctaatggcagaagaacaacttactgttacagaaatacattttgtcattgGTGTCCATACTgactagccttagcatttagAGCAGACTTTGCTTTGGCGAACCTGCTGTACAGCAGCAGAAAGCAAGGGGTGGGGCGTCAATGTGAGGGTAACCAGGGGGATTGGCAGCGCCaagtccctcctcctggttctgatttgTTGTCTATTTGCTCAGATAACAGCAGTTGGATAACATCTTGATAACAGCTGTTTGACCTTTAGTAGCCCGTGTGTGTCCAGTCTGTCAGTGCAGTCACAGGAACTGTGTGTTAATTAACACAGGTCAGAAGAAAGGACAAGATGAGTTGAGAGGCTGTGCTGATTCAGGAGTGAGAGACACCTAATCAGCCGGAGCTCTGCATGTGCGTCCTGACCGGCTGTTTCACACAGCCTGCATGTAGACCGGCTCCTCTCACAGAGGGTGGTCTCGCTTCTCCCCTCAATCATCAGCAACTGTTGATTTCATCTCAACCTAtaatgtgttttgatttttgtcctTCCTGTCTTCGCTCTGGCCACGTAATTAATGTGACGGTAATGACTCGCGTCATTTACCTCCATGAAAGGGTCATTGATTTATAAAGTTAACCTCTGCAGCTTTTCACACATTCCTAGCTGCACCAACACACACAGGTTGAAACTTTGAAATTggctctgtttttctttctctcgcATTGCTGTCTTGTTATATTTGTGGAACTGCGTGTCTGCAGATTGCCAGGAAGCGTCACAAAGTGATCAATACTTTTAAAAGTCCAGTGGGGCAGCCCAGGCCTCCTCCTCCGCTGAAGCACATCGCTCTCATGCCGCTGTCGCAGATTCGCAGAGTGCTGGATCTGCACGACACTGAAGGTGACTCACATTAAGCATTAACCCCTCAGGTGAACATGTATTAATCCAACTTTAAAGATACAATTAGTCTTTGGACTGCTTGGCTACTCCATTAGTTTCCATTGCGCATATAGTCAGGCTGTCATGCAACTATGTAAAAGGGACGCAGTCATCGAGATATGGCTACGtcccatatatatatataatatatatatcagtgacgtgcggtgaggttcattgctggtgaggcactgacttatgaCTTAAGACACCATCCATGTTATTGGACCTACGGAAATTTTGTGCATTCATACAGCACtagggggcaaaaagactaatcttttacatgtcatccaNNNNNNNNNNNNNNNNNNNNNNNNNNNNNNN includes:
- the ect2 gene encoding protein ECT2 isoform X6, which produces MAESGTPTLWHARSLLVDSSVYDSRIVETTKDQGFLGMTSEDGEDMLPKVETRVVLVGEAGRNEALVKALQAITVMEVPVVKIREGEAGSEEKMMIKSIVTMDINTPFIKTDNIQGFADRDNTDFETVFVLTDFSSPDYTYLYKHESRIVGPPVVLRCAAKEEPLHFSCRPLYCTAMLNLSLCLTGFRNKEEMKSLVNLVHHMGGTIRKDFSAKVTHLVAYSTHGEKYRLAVCMGTAILSPSWIQKAWEKRDHVHFHANDEEFRTEFKVPPFQNCILSFLGFSEEEKVNMEERTFKHGGRYAEVGDDQCTHMVVEDNSVKDLLVSPSQKLFVVKQEWFWGSIQMDARAGESMYLYEKNDSPTMKKAVSLLSLTTPTSNRKRRRLRDTLAQLTKETELSPFPPPRKRPSAEHSLSIGSLLDISNTPETCKALGEDRLEDSTVTRARIRRRKTRERRSRSGRERRRKRSHRSAGQQTSEDQQQGTCAESSKPSKSSTLVVSKQSARWQVSKELYQTESNYVDILNTVLQLFKHPLEKEGQVGGPILAQEEIKTIFGSIPEIYEVHTRIKNDLEELLTDWSESRSVGDIILKYSKELVKAYPPFVNFFEMSKETIVRCEKQKARFHAFLKINQAKPECGRQTLAELLIRPVQRLPSVALLLSDIKKHTSDDNPDKITLERAIESLKEVMTHINEDKRKTEGQKQIFDVVYEVDGCPANLLSSHRSLVHRVETIALGDEPCDRGEHVTLFLFNDCLEIARKRHKVINTFKSPVGQPRPPPPLKHIALMPLSQIRRVLDLHDTEECVNAFALVVRPPTEQENLLFSFQLAGEEMVKRDWLRTLCRHVANTICRADAEDLIQCTEPDSLQVTTKDMDSTLSKASRAIKKTSKKGNKGVFFH